The window ACTGCGTGACGGCGTAGGTGAGCGCGAACAGCACGATGGCGCCCGTCGCGACGTTCAGCAGCGAGAACTCGACGGTCCCCAGGAAGCTCAGCCCCCAGACGACGAGGGCGGCGAACACCGTCGAGAGGACGGCGTTCATGGCCAGCACCACCCGCGGGTCGCCCTCCGATCCCTCCGCGCCCGCGCTGAACCCGTCGTCGCTCATAGCCGTCGAACGCACGGCGGTCCCCTTAGCTCTTTGCCCGCCGACCCTGGCCGTCGTGCGGATCGCCGCCGGTCAGCCGCCGAACGCCGACCGCAGCCAGTCCAGACGGGTGGCCACGTGCCCGACGCCGGGCAGGGCCACCACGTCGCCGTCGACCGCCACCGCGTGGGCGACGACCCGGTCGCGGCCCACCGGCGGCTCGCCGGCCCGCTGGTCGGTGACCGGATTGGCGTCCCCGCGCGTGACGTACCCCTCGGACGTCCGGTCGACGACCCGGTGGACCACCAGGCCGCCGGGGTCGACGCCCTCGGAGCGGTAGACGACGACGTCGCCGACTTCGGGGGGACCGGTGACGGCCGCCGGGACCGCCAGGAACCCGTCGCCCGGCGACAGCGCGGGCGCCATGCTCCCGCTGTCGACGTAGCTGATCGGAGTCACCGGCATCGCCAGCCCGGCCGCCGCGAGGACGACCAGCAGGGCGGCCGCGACCCGCCCGGCAGTGAGGACTCGGTCCCCGTCCCGACGCCGCCGGGCCCACGTCTCGCGACGGTGTCGATCGCTCACATACCACGTGGTAGTCTGGAGGACGATAACTGTTTGCCAGCGAGTACCGGGGTGGATGCCGGTCGCGGCCGGTAACGTCCCGGACCGCGACTGCGACGCCGTCCGCGACCGCCGCGCCGACCGCGTCGTCGCGCCAGCGGGACGATAGCGGGAGTTTAAAGCGGGAGCGGGCGCGACGTTCTGGCATGTCAGCCGCGTCTGAGGACGACTCCGGGCTCCGGACGGTCACGCCGCTGAGCGACATGCATCTGGACAGCCAGATGGGCGCATTCGGCTACATCATGGCCGGACTGCTGGCCATCGTCCTGCTG of the Halomicrobium salinisoli genome contains:
- a CDS encoding DUF7535 family protein; translated protein: MSAASEDDSGLRTVTPLSDMHLDSQMGAFGYIMAGLLAIVLLPLLPVAILVWIVVRLIGS
- a CDS encoding signal peptidase I gives rise to the protein MSDRHRRETWARRRRDGDRVLTAGRVAAALLVVLAAAGLAMPVTPISYVDSGSMAPALSPGDGFLAVPAAVTGPPEVGDVVVYRSEGVDPGGLVVHRVVDRTSEGYVTRGDANPVTDQRAGEPPVGRDRVVAHAVAVDGDVVALPGVGHVATRLDWLRSAFGG